Proteins found in one Arachis stenosperma cultivar V10309 chromosome 8, arast.V10309.gnm1.PFL2, whole genome shotgun sequence genomic segment:
- the LOC130946241 gene encoding transcription factor MYB83-like: MRKPDNNMGKDKMGNSNTIIKSKLRKGLWSPEEDEKLLRYMLTSGQGCWTDIARNAGLQRCGKSCRLRWINYLRPDLKRGAFSPQEEDLIVHLHSILGNRWSQIAARLPGRTDNEIKNFWNSTLKKRFKLSTNNTPSPNNNNSSSDDSSSDPNNANGIMMVHLNEQHHDLMAMSMCMDSSYSSSSTSSSISSMHQQQAAPMVFSDPFSILINNNNDVPQCLMTQFGGMVEEGHNGNYGIMGSNNKTGLERELSLPPLESDNNAPIIDVKNHNNHFNHHHHSSCFNNANHAHQKVSKVEELFGFGNNNNNDHHGHQQLHQGENLKIGEWDLEGLMQDMSSFPFLDFQVE; the protein is encoded by the exons atgagGAAACCGGATAATAATATGGGGAAGGACAAAATGGGAAATAGCAACACTATTATTAAGAGCAAGCTTAGAAAGGGTTTGTGGTCACCTGAGGAAGATGAGAAGCTATTAAGGTACATGCTCACCAGTGGACAAGGTTGTTGGACCGACATTGCTAGGAATGCCGGCCTCCAACGGTGCGGCAAGAGTTGCCGCCTCCGTTGGATTAACTACCTAAGGCCGGACCTTAAGCGCGGCGCTTTTTCGCCgcaagaggaagatctcattGTTCATTTGCATTCCATTCTTGGCAACAG GTGGTCTCAGATAGCAGCACGTTTACCTGGGCGTACAGACAATGAGATAAAGAATTTCTGGAACTCCACACTCAAGAAAAGATTCAAACTTAGCACCAATAACACCCCTTCACCAAACAACAACAATAGTAGCAGTGATGACTCTTCATCAGATCCTAATAATGCTAATGGAATCATGATGGTGCACCTCAATGAACAACATCATGATCTCATGGCCATGTCAATGTGCATGGACTCATCATATTCTTCATCTTCAACTTCTTCATCAATCTCATCCATGCATCAACAACAAGCAGCACCAATGGTTTTTTCTGACCCATTTTCTAtcttgataaataataataatgatgtgCCTCAATGCTTGATGACCCAATTTGGTGGCATGGTAGAGGAGGGGCATAATGGGAATTATGGAATTATGGGGTCTAACAATAAAACAGGGCTAGAAAGAGAGTTGTCCCTTCCTCCACTAGAAAGTGACAATAATGCCCCTATTATTGATGTGAAAAACCAtaacaaccatttcaatcatcatcatcatagtAGTTGCTTCAATAATGCTAATCATGCTCATCAGAAGGTTTCCAAGGTGGaggaattgtttgggtttggaaataataacaataatgatCATCATGGGCATCAGCAATTGCATCAAGGGGAAAACTTGAAAATTGGAGAATGGGATTTGGAGGGTCTCATGCAAGATATGtcctctttcccttttcttgattTCCAAGttgaataa